Proteins encoded by one window of Lathyrus oleraceus cultivar Zhongwan6 chromosome 1, CAAS_Psat_ZW6_1.0, whole genome shotgun sequence:
- the LOC127078478 gene encoding uncharacterized protein LOC127078478 → MARIPRSDMKMNAIRSGIVVLGAVAFGYLSLRIGFKPYLEKAKADQYNQQQQHQNEVQQSESDSDPSSSFKEPISFPERSS, encoded by the coding sequence ATGGCTCGAATTCCGAGATCGGATATGAAGATGAACGCGATTAGGTCAGGGATAGTTGTGTTAGGAGCAGTAGCGTTTGGTTACTTGAGTCTTCGAATTGGTTTCAAGCCTTATCTGGAAAAAGCTAAAGCTGATCAGTATAatcagcagcagcagcatcaaaATGAGGTTCAACAATCTGAATCTGATTCTGACCCATCCTCATCTTTCAAGGAACCCATTTCTTTCCCTGAACGTAGTTCATAA
- the LOC127078455 gene encoding ATP-dependent (S)-NAD(P)H-hydrate dehydratase isoform X1, protein MLMKHVIMNSQLPLLCCANNCMLLASSRVFRRQRFLIRSFGGSIDHCRNSGSGKMQSVDVDDIIRAITPDLDQSRHKGQAGNIAVIGGCREYTGAPYFAAISALKIGADLSHVFCTKDASPVIKSYSPELIVHPVLEESYNVRDEDKKIISNKVLAEVDKWLERFDCLVIGPGLGRDPFLLDCVSEIIRHARQSNIPIVIDGDGLFLVTNHLELVSGYALAVLTPNVNEYKRLVQKVLNSEVNDDATQQVLSLAKQIGGVTILKKGKSDLISDGDTVKSVSVYGSPRRCGGQGDILSGSVAVFLSWARQYIKASGQDSNLSLKNPAVLGSIAGSAIMRKAASIAFSNKKRSTVTGDIIESLGKSLEDICPAGSSCL, encoded by the exons ATGTTAATGAAACATGTGATCATGAATTCTCAGTTACCCTTGTTGTGTTGTGCAAACAATTGTATGCTACTGGCTTCTTCACGTGTTTTCAGAAGACAGCGGTTCTTGATAAGATCTTTTGGAGGTAGCATTGATCATTGCAGGAATTCTGGTTCTGGAAAAATGCAGTCTGTTGATGTGGATGACATTATTAGAGCAATTACTCCTGACCTAGATCAAAGTAGACATAAAGGCCAGGCAG GGAACATAGCTGTTATTGGAGGGTGCCGCGAATATACAGGCGCCCCTTACTTTGCTGCTATTTCAGCCTTAAAAATT GGTGCAGATTTGTCCCATGTTTTCTGTACAAAAGATGCTTCTCCTGTCATTAAAAGCTACAGTCCTGAGTTGATTGTTCACCCTGTTTTGGAAGAATCGTATAATGTCAG GGACGAGGACAAGAAAATCATATCAAACAAGGTTCTTGCTGAAGTTGACAAATGGTTAGAAAGATTTGACTGTCTAGTCATTGGTCCAGGCCTAGGAAGAGACCCGTTTCTTCTT GACTGTGTGAGTGAAATCATACGACATGCAAGACAGTCAAACATCCCAATTGTGATAGATGGG GATGGACTTTTTCTTGTAACAAATCATCTTGAACTTGTTAGTGGCTATGCCTTAGCTGTTCTAACCCCAAATGTCAATGAATATAAGCGGCTTGTACAGAAAGTACTGAATTCTGAAGTAAACGACGATGCTACTCAGCAAGTGCTGTCTCTTGCCAAACA AATTGGTGGTGTTACTATCCTAAAAAAAGGAAAATCCGATCTAATAAGCGATGGCGACACAG TCAAATCTGTAAGCGTCTACGGTTCTCCTAGGCGCTGTGGTGGCCAAGGTGATATTCTTTCTGGAAG TGTTGCTGTCTTTTTATCATGGGCACGCCAATATATTAAAGCTTCCGGTCAAGATTCGAATCTCAG TCTTAAAAATCCAGCTGTGTTAGGATCTATTGCTGGCTCTGCTATAATGAGAAAAGCAGCTTCCATTGCTTTCTCAAATAAGAAAAGATCAACTGTCACCGGTGACATCATTGAAAGCTTGGGGAAAAG TTTGGAAGATATTTGTCCAGCCGGTTCAAGCTGTTTGTGA
- the LOC127078455 gene encoding ATP-dependent (S)-NAD(P)H-hydrate dehydratase isoform X2, translating into MLLASSRVFRRQRFLIRSFGGSIDHCRNSGSGKMQSVDVDDIIRAITPDLDQSRHKGQAGNIAVIGGCREYTGAPYFAAISALKIGADLSHVFCTKDASPVIKSYSPELIVHPVLEESYNVRDEDKKIISNKVLAEVDKWLERFDCLVIGPGLGRDPFLLDCVSEIIRHARQSNIPIVIDGDGLFLVTNHLELVSGYALAVLTPNVNEYKRLVQKVLNSEVNDDATQQVLSLAKQIGGVTILKKGKSDLISDGDTVKSVSVYGSPRRCGGQGDILSGSVAVFLSWARQYIKASGQDSNLSLKNPAVLGSIAGSAIMRKAASIAFSNKKRSTVTGDIIESLGKSLEDICPAGSSCL; encoded by the exons ATGCTACTGGCTTCTTCACGTGTTTTCAGAAGACAGCGGTTCTTGATAAGATCTTTTGGAGGTAGCATTGATCATTGCAGGAATTCTGGTTCTGGAAAAATGCAGTCTGTTGATGTGGATGACATTATTAGAGCAATTACTCCTGACCTAGATCAAAGTAGACATAAAGGCCAGGCAG GGAACATAGCTGTTATTGGAGGGTGCCGCGAATATACAGGCGCCCCTTACTTTGCTGCTATTTCAGCCTTAAAAATT GGTGCAGATTTGTCCCATGTTTTCTGTACAAAAGATGCTTCTCCTGTCATTAAAAGCTACAGTCCTGAGTTGATTGTTCACCCTGTTTTGGAAGAATCGTATAATGTCAG GGACGAGGACAAGAAAATCATATCAAACAAGGTTCTTGCTGAAGTTGACAAATGGTTAGAAAGATTTGACTGTCTAGTCATTGGTCCAGGCCTAGGAAGAGACCCGTTTCTTCTT GACTGTGTGAGTGAAATCATACGACATGCAAGACAGTCAAACATCCCAATTGTGATAGATGGG GATGGACTTTTTCTTGTAACAAATCATCTTGAACTTGTTAGTGGCTATGCCTTAGCTGTTCTAACCCCAAATGTCAATGAATATAAGCGGCTTGTACAGAAAGTACTGAATTCTGAAGTAAACGACGATGCTACTCAGCAAGTGCTGTCTCTTGCCAAACA AATTGGTGGTGTTACTATCCTAAAAAAAGGAAAATCCGATCTAATAAGCGATGGCGACACAG TCAAATCTGTAAGCGTCTACGGTTCTCCTAGGCGCTGTGGTGGCCAAGGTGATATTCTTTCTGGAAG TGTTGCTGTCTTTTTATCATGGGCACGCCAATATATTAAAGCTTCCGGTCAAGATTCGAATCTCAG TCTTAAAAATCCAGCTGTGTTAGGATCTATTGCTGGCTCTGCTATAATGAGAAAAGCAGCTTCCATTGCTTTCTCAAATAAGAAAAGATCAACTGTCACCGGTGACATCATTGAAAGCTTGGGGAAAAG TTTGGAAGATATTTGTCCAGCCGGTTCAAGCTGTTTGTGA
- the LOC127078455 gene encoding ATP-dependent (S)-NAD(P)H-hydrate dehydratase isoform X3: protein MQSVDVDDIIRAITPDLDQSRHKGQAGNIAVIGGCREYTGAPYFAAISALKIGADLSHVFCTKDASPVIKSYSPELIVHPVLEESYNVRDEDKKIISNKVLAEVDKWLERFDCLVIGPGLGRDPFLLDCVSEIIRHARQSNIPIVIDGDGLFLVTNHLELVSGYALAVLTPNVNEYKRLVQKVLNSEVNDDATQQVLSLAKQIGGVTILKKGKSDLISDGDTVKSVSVYGSPRRCGGQGDILSGSVAVFLSWARQYIKASGQDSNLSLKNPAVLGSIAGSAIMRKAASIAFSNKKRSTVTGDIIESLGKSLEDICPAGSSCL from the exons ATGCAGTCTGTTGATGTGGATGACATTATTAGAGCAATTACTCCTGACCTAGATCAAAGTAGACATAAAGGCCAGGCAG GGAACATAGCTGTTATTGGAGGGTGCCGCGAATATACAGGCGCCCCTTACTTTGCTGCTATTTCAGCCTTAAAAATT GGTGCAGATTTGTCCCATGTTTTCTGTACAAAAGATGCTTCTCCTGTCATTAAAAGCTACAGTCCTGAGTTGATTGTTCACCCTGTTTTGGAAGAATCGTATAATGTCAG GGACGAGGACAAGAAAATCATATCAAACAAGGTTCTTGCTGAAGTTGACAAATGGTTAGAAAGATTTGACTGTCTAGTCATTGGTCCAGGCCTAGGAAGAGACCCGTTTCTTCTT GACTGTGTGAGTGAAATCATACGACATGCAAGACAGTCAAACATCCCAATTGTGATAGATGGG GATGGACTTTTTCTTGTAACAAATCATCTTGAACTTGTTAGTGGCTATGCCTTAGCTGTTCTAACCCCAAATGTCAATGAATATAAGCGGCTTGTACAGAAAGTACTGAATTCTGAAGTAAACGACGATGCTACTCAGCAAGTGCTGTCTCTTGCCAAACA AATTGGTGGTGTTACTATCCTAAAAAAAGGAAAATCCGATCTAATAAGCGATGGCGACACAG TCAAATCTGTAAGCGTCTACGGTTCTCCTAGGCGCTGTGGTGGCCAAGGTGATATTCTTTCTGGAAG TGTTGCTGTCTTTTTATCATGGGCACGCCAATATATTAAAGCTTCCGGTCAAGATTCGAATCTCAG TCTTAAAAATCCAGCTGTGTTAGGATCTATTGCTGGCTCTGCTATAATGAGAAAAGCAGCTTCCATTGCTTTCTCAAATAAGAAAAGATCAACTGTCACCGGTGACATCATTGAAAGCTTGGGGAAAAG TTTGGAAGATATTTGTCCAGCCGGTTCAAGCTGTTTGTGA